Proteins encoded by one window of Cystobacter ferrugineus:
- a CDS encoding winged helix-turn-helix transcriptional regulator produces MKLGNLNLPSEVCRSVGDVLGRVGDKWAVLVIVTLADGSQRFNELRRGIGTVSQKMLTATLRGLERDGYVTRKVTPTIPPRVDYELTQLGRDVLVPLNALAQWALAHREHVEAARKTYDERVGKEPAEDE; encoded by the coding sequence ATGAAACTCGGTAACCTCAACCTCCCCTCGGAAGTCTGCCGGTCTGTCGGAGACGTTCTCGGGCGGGTGGGCGACAAGTGGGCGGTGCTGGTGATCGTCACGCTGGCCGATGGCAGCCAGCGCTTCAACGAGCTGAGGCGCGGCATTGGCACCGTGTCGCAGAAGATGCTGACGGCCACCCTGCGTGGTCTGGAGCGTGACGGGTATGTGACCCGGAAGGTCACCCCGACGATTCCCCCCCGGGTCGACTACGAACTCACCCAATTGGGGCGCGACGTACTGGTACCGCTCAACGCACTGGCCCAGTGGGCGCTGGCGCACCGCGAGCACGTGGAAGCCGCGCGCAAGACCTATGACGAGCGGGTGGGCAAGGAGCCCGCCGAGGACGAGTGA
- a CDS encoding SDR family oxidoreductase has protein sequence MSTETKDTTVLVTGGSGYVGSWAISALLRQGYRVRTTVRHLKREGEVRAAVAREAGSATERLSFFVADLLRDEGWARAAEGADYILHVASPLAMGEFKGQDLVRPAREGTRRVLEAGARAGVKRVVMTSSLLAALPPAGHDDARPIDESVWTDLSGKDINNYTRSKTLAEQDAWDFIRQSGGSMTLATVLPAVIQGPVLGKDYSGSVAMVAQLLGGKMPALPRFGSSIVDVRDLVDLHLKAMTAPEAAGQRFAAASDFLWMTDIARALREHLGTRAAKVPTRVLPDVVVRLLALVNSDLRLLVPNLGLRQAFSSAKAQRLLGWHARPATRSILDGAESLLREGIV, from the coding sequence ATGAGCACAGAGACGAAGGACACCACGGTGCTGGTCACCGGAGGGTCGGGGTATGTGGGCAGTTGGGCCATCAGTGCCTTGTTGCGGCAGGGGTATCGGGTGCGCACGACGGTGCGCCACCTGAAGCGGGAAGGCGAGGTGCGGGCGGCCGTCGCCCGGGAGGCGGGCAGCGCCACCGAGCGTCTGTCCTTCTTCGTCGCTGATCTCCTGCGCGACGAGGGGTGGGCGCGCGCGGCGGAAGGCGCAGATTACATCCTGCACGTCGCCTCGCCCCTGGCCATGGGCGAGTTCAAGGGACAGGACCTCGTTCGCCCGGCTCGCGAGGGCACCCGGCGGGTGCTCGAGGCGGGCGCGCGGGCGGGCGTGAAGCGCGTCGTCATGACGTCCTCGCTGCTGGCCGCCCTCCCGCCCGCGGGCCACGACGACGCGCGTCCAATCGATGAGTCCGTCTGGACCGATCTCTCGGGCAAGGACATCAACAACTACACGCGCTCGAAGACCCTGGCCGAACAGGATGCCTGGGACTTCATCCGGCAGTCGGGTGGTTCGATGACGCTCGCCACCGTGCTTCCCGCCGTCATCCAGGGGCCCGTGCTGGGCAAGGACTACTCCGGCTCGGTCGCCATGGTGGCGCAACTGCTGGGCGGGAAGATGCCGGCCCTGCCACGGTTCGGGTCCAGCATCGTGGATGTGCGCGATCTCGTGGACCTGCACCTCAAGGCGATGACGGCGCCCGAGGCCGCGGGCCAGCGCTTCGCCGCGGCCAGTGATTTTCTCTGGATGACCGACATCGCGCGCGCGCTGCGCGAACATCTGGGCACTCGTGCCGCCAAGGTGCCGACGCGGGTGCTGCCCGACGTCGTGGTGCGGCTCCTGGCGCTCGTCAATTCGGATCTCCGTCTGCTCGTTCCCAACCTGGGCCTGCGGCAGGCGTTCTCCTCGGCGAAGGCCCAGCGGCTGCTGGGTTGGCACGCCCGCCCGGCGACTCGCTCCATCCTCGATGGCGCGGAGAGCCTGCTGCGCGAGGGGATCGTCTGA